From Macaca mulatta isolate MMU2019108-1 chromosome 1, T2T-MMU8v2.0, whole genome shotgun sequence, the proteins below share one genomic window:
- the AGMAT gene encoding guanidino acid hydrolase, mitochondrial isoform X1 — MLRLLASGCARGPGPGVGARPVVGLCHPGLRQSRQASDAPRNQPPSPEVVARSVGVCSMMRLPVQTSPEGLDAAFIGVPLDTGTSNRPGARFGPRRIREESVMLRTVNPSTGALPFQSLMVADLGDVNVNLYNLQDSCRRIQEAYEKIVAAGCIPLTLGGDHTITYPILQAMAKKHGPVGLLHVDAHTDTADEALGEKLYHGAPFRRCVDEGLLDCKRVAQIGIRGYSTTLDPYRYNRSQGFRVVLAEDCWMKSLVPLMAEVRQQMGGKPIYISFDIDALDPAYAPGTGTPEIAGLTPGQALEIIRGCQGLNVVGCDLVEVSPPYDLSGNTALLAANLLFEMLCALPKVTTV, encoded by the exons ATGCTGCGGCTGCTGGCGTCCGGCTGCGCCCGGGGGCCGGGGCCCGGCGTGGGCGCGCGTCCTGTTGTAGGGCTCTGCCACCCCGGGCTCCGCCAGAGCCGCCAGGCTTCCGACGCGCCCCGGAACCAGCCCCCCAGCCCCGAGGTGGTGGCCCGGTCGGTGGGCGTCTGCTCCATGATGCGCCTGCCGGTGCAGACCTCCCCCGAGGGGCTGGACGCTGCCTTCATCGGGGTGCCCCTGGATACTGGGACCTCTAACCGGCCTGGGGCGAG ATTCGGACCTCGCCGCATCCGGGAAGAATCAGTGATGCTTCGGACAGTCAATCCTAGCACGGGGGCCCTCCCCTTCCAGTCCCTCATGGTTGCAGACCTAGGCGATGTGAATGTCAATCTTTACAACCTTCAGGACAGCTGCCGGCGAATTCAAGAGGCCTATGAGAAAATTGTAGCAGCTGGCTGTATTCCTCTGACCTTGG GTGGAGATCACACAATCACGTATCCCATATTGCAAGCGATGGCAAAAAA GCATGGCCCAGTGGGGCTGCTGCATGTGGACGCGCACACGGACACGGCCGACGAGGCCCTAGGAGAGAAGCTCTACCACGGGGCGCCCTTCCGCCGGTGTGTGGATGAGGGTCTCCTGGACTGTAAGCGGGTGGCGCAGATTGGCATCCGGGGCTATTCCACAACGTTGGATCCCTACAGATACAACCGGAGCCAG GGCTTCCGGGTAGTTCTGGCTGAAGACTGCTGGATGAAGTCGCTGGTTCCTCTGATGGCAGAAGTCAGGCAGCAGATGGGAGGCAAACCCATTTATATCAGCTTTGATATTGACGCTCTGGATCCTGCCTATGCCCCAGGGACAGGGACACCTGAAATTGCTGGTCTCACTCCTGGTCAG GCTCTGGAGATCATCCGGGGTTGTCAAGGCCTGAACGTGGTGGGCTGTGATCTCGTCGAAGTTTCACCACCGTATGATCTTTCTG ggaacacagccctgctggcGGCTAACCTGCTGTTTGAGATGCTGTGTGCTCTCCCCAAAGTGACAACCGTCTGA
- the AGMAT gene encoding guanidino acid hydrolase, mitochondrial isoform X2, which yields MLRLLASGCARGPGPGVGARPVVGLCHPGLRQSRQASDAPRNQPPSPEVVARSVGVCSMMRLPVQTSPEGLDAAFIGVPLDTGTSNRPGARWRSHNHVSHIASDGKKGLMEVMERAGLKLPLPRSEKGHGPVGLLHVDAHTDTADEALGEKLYHGAPFRRCVDEGLLDCKRVAQIGIRGYSTTLDPYRYNRSQGFRVVLAEDCWMKSLVPLMAEVRQQMGGKPIYISFDIDALDPAYAPGTGTPEIAGLTPGQALEIIRGCQGLNVVGCDLVEVSPPYDLSGNTALLAANLLFEMLCALPKVTTV from the exons ATGCTGCGGCTGCTGGCGTCCGGCTGCGCCCGGGGGCCGGGGCCCGGCGTGGGCGCGCGTCCTGTTGTAGGGCTCTGCCACCCCGGGCTCCGCCAGAGCCGCCAGGCTTCCGACGCGCCCCGGAACCAGCCCCCCAGCCCCGAGGTGGTGGCCCGGTCGGTGGGCGTCTGCTCCATGATGCGCCTGCCGGTGCAGACCTCCCCCGAGGGGCTGGACGCTGCCTTCATCGGGGTGCCCCTGGATACTGGGACCTCTAACCGGCCTGGGGCGAG GTGGAGATCACACAATCACGTATCCCATATTGCAAGCGATGGCAAAAAA GGGTTGATGGAGGTTATGGAGAGAGCTGGATTGAAGCTTCCTCTTCCTCGGTCGGAGAAAGG GCATGGCCCAGTGGGGCTGCTGCATGTGGACGCGCACACGGACACGGCCGACGAGGCCCTAGGAGAGAAGCTCTACCACGGGGCGCCCTTCCGCCGGTGTGTGGATGAGGGTCTCCTGGACTGTAAGCGGGTGGCGCAGATTGGCATCCGGGGCTATTCCACAACGTTGGATCCCTACAGATACAACCGGAGCCAG GGCTTCCGGGTAGTTCTGGCTGAAGACTGCTGGATGAAGTCGCTGGTTCCTCTGATGGCAGAAGTCAGGCAGCAGATGGGAGGCAAACCCATTTATATCAGCTTTGATATTGACGCTCTGGATCCTGCCTATGCCCCAGGGACAGGGACACCTGAAATTGCTGGTCTCACTCCTGGTCAG GCTCTGGAGATCATCCGGGGTTGTCAAGGCCTGAACGTGGTGGGCTGTGATCTCGTCGAAGTTTCACCACCGTATGATCTTTCTG ggaacacagccctgctggcGGCTAACCTGCTGTTTGAGATGCTGTGTGCTCTCCCCAAAGTGACAACCGTCTGA